tggaGGAAGCATGGCTGCTTCCTGTGGGGTACGGGGCTGGCTTAATCCTGTAACACAGAACACCGCTGGTTAATCACCAGCACGGGAAATCCACCTGCAGCACCAACAACCTGGGGCTGGCCTTCTGGAGGAAGACTCAGACCAGACAATTCTAGCACCCCAGATTATAGAAATGGCTCTGAGATGACAGTGGAGACTCTTCAGACTGAATGATAATCTCAACTAACTTTTCACTGTTTAGGTGTAAATCTGCATCAGGAAAATGCTAATGTGACTTAGATTAAATAATGCAGTCCTACCTTAACCCCACTGTTTAAATGGGGAATGGGAAAGCATAAGCAAGTGACTCCCAGGAGCCGGGCCCTGTTCTCCACTTCATCTTGACCTCAGAGGCATGACTAACCACCCAGCCtgcactgcactcaagctgcggCTCCAGAGCCGTCTGCACTGCCATTCGCCCCCAACATGAACTGCTTCCTGCACCTGGGCTGCTTCCCAGGGGGAGTGACAAGCTCCTGGACTCTCTCCCCCAAGCTCACAGAAACTAGAGATCGTACTTGATTTTCTCATGCATAGCTGCTCCTCCTGTTCCAAACTTCTCCTGCCTCCTTCGAACATCACGAGGGGGCTTGACCACAGAGTTGACAAAGGCCATCTTTGCTTGTCGGCCTGTGGAGAAATATGGAGATTAATACCTGCCTCTTGATGGTACTGTTACTTCAATAATCTACATTATGACCAAATAAAGGCTTTCCAAGGACTCCCAAAGCTGAGGGTTCACCAACCCTAAAAACAGCTCTGTAGGGTAACATGAGCAGTGGCAGAAAACCCGCCCACCTCTGCCCTACTCCTGCAAGAGATTTAGGAGCCAGAGGCCCTTCATCAGCTGGGCCCACCAAGGCCCTGTTGTGGACCAGAGCAGAGCTCACTGTTTTGCCAGGCCCCATCCTGCCAGTCCCCCGCCCCTGACCTTTGGGCTTATTGGCATGTGCAGAGCGGATATTCTTTGTCAGTACTTGTAGCCGCTGCTCTCGGGCATCCTGAAGCCGCAAGTACATCTCCCGCCACGACTCGTACTCTTCTGGCCTTTCTTCCTTAAAGTCTCGGTGACAGTGAACTTTCCATAATTGATCTGTTTCTTCAATTAATACCTACAGCCAGAACCAGGACATCATTTATATGCAAGCACTCTTATATATCTCTTTTTCACCTTTAATCGCCTAGGGTTTCCTAATGATTTTTTGGTCTGCAtagaattacattaaaatataatggtTCTAAAAAAAAGCCAAGTCACTAAATTAAAGTTAAACGTGAGGTAATGTATTAGCTGCTTTTAATGGTTTGTGTGGGTAGGAGACACCACAAAACAAGTTGAGATCAGTCTTTTCCTTTAGAGAAATCAGTGAAAGGTAGAACCAGAATGAAGTCAAATCCAGGCATTTCCCAAGTACTACACTGAACTGTAGTGGCCGGGGCCACCTAAGAAGGATGTTCTAATTCCTTCGGTGTCAGAGCAGCAGCTAATGCAATCAAACAAGTACGTTCCAGCATTATGAGAAGGGCTTTTGGACACATCTCAGCACTTCTAGGAGACACCCAGCCATTTGTGCTCTTTTAAAACTCCACCAGACACCTGAGTGTTGACACAAAGCTCTATCCCCGGCCTTGATCCCAGGAGCTGTGCTGCCAGAATTCTCCCTTGACCTTTGTGACTAGGTGAGCCCAGGGGAGGtgtgggaagtgttttcctgctccCTCTGAATCCACCTTGATTCTAGCCCAAAGGTTCACTTAAGATGGTAGAGGCAGATGCAAAAAACATTCTTGTTTAAAGGCCCACTGGCAAAACAAACAGTGACCCAACCAGTGGCCTGCCCTTCAGCTGCAGCAGATTCACAGACACAAAGCTATTTTTGGAGACAAGTCAGAAAACTGCCCTCTTCCCACCCAAACAGGATACTCACGTGATTGTATTCCTCTATACGATACAGCTGATCAGGCGTACACCTCTCTAAAACGGGTTCCAGAACAGAATACGGGACACCTCCTACTTCAAAGATTGCTGCAGAGAATCAAAGGTGAAAGCGTTGAGTAGCAGCCAAGCCACCGAGTAATACGGTCCCAGTGCTGCAACGTGCttaagagcaagagagaagcatGTGACTTACAGTCAATGTTGTTTTTAAGTACTCGGATGCACAGCTGGTGCAAGGTCATCATTTTGGGGAGATAGGCACACTTGGAACCAGAATACACCTGCATCTTAGAATTCATTCTCCTTCCAGTGAACccagcttcttcctcttcctggggaGAAGCGTGTGCTGTACCGTGAGAGAACGGGAACGTAAGTTACAAAAAAGGCTCTAAGCTAAATAGTAAAAactctcctcccaccccattcCTCAGCCTCCCAGTCCCCTTTCTCAGAGGCAACAAGTGTTACCAGTTTCTTGACCATCCAGAGAGTCTATGCAAAAGCAAGCAAATATGAATTTTACTCCTTTTTAACCAATTAATAACATACTACTATCATCATCTTCTCCATTTACCACATTTTAGAAACCACTCCATGTCAGTACACAcacttttcacattttttatagTTGTGCAGGATGCCGCTGTTAGTCTCTTGCTGAGAATCACTtacattgtttttaattcttttgctattaaaactatacttttttatttattaaaaatgtttattttattgattttagagagaggaaggaggggagacagaaatggagagagaggcaggaacatcgatctgttctgtatgtatcctgactggggatcgaaccagcaacctctgcgctttgggatgtTGCTGTtacaaactgagctatccagccagagtgactagattttgtttttaaaaaataaaaagcttgcctgaccaggcggtggcgcagtggatagagcgttggactgggatgtggaaggcccaggttcgagaccccgaggtcaccagcttgaacccaaggtcactggctccagcaaggggttactcggtctgctgaaggcccgcggtcaaggcacatatgagaaagcaatcaatgaacaactaaggtgttgcaacgtgcaatgaaaaactaatgattgatgcttctcatctctctccgttcctatctgtctgtccctgtctatccctctctctgactcactctctgtctctgtaaaaaaaataaaataaaataaaaaaataaaaaaaaataaaaagctcatgcagaacatataaaataaaaggctGCTAATAACAGTAGCAGCAAAGatttactgaacacttactatgttCAGCTGAGAGATTTATCAGCTTTTAATCCACTTAAGAGCCCTATGAGGCAGAAAccaatattatttccatttacagAACATGTAACTGAAGTCCACGGAAATCAAGTTATTACCCAAGTTCATATAACTTGTAGAAGCCAGAGCTGGATTCAAACCCAATACATCAAACTCCAGAGCCTGCGTGATTAGGAAACATACCAAAATCTGATGCCAGATCatgattgaatttttaaaatctttctcccattaaaaaaaaaaaaagatatagaatattaCCTTTCCGCTTTGGTTGAAAGGAGGACACCAAATCGAGAGAAGGAAGTGGCCGGTAATTGGCCTGGATCACAGGTAATGGGAGGTCTGGCAACACGGGCAGTACATCGGTGGGGACCTGCAGAGGGAGACCAGTAACTGGAGAGCCTTTTCTACATGCACAGCTTCCCTTCCACTCCATCCCAGCAGTGCTGGCCATGAGCACGTCACAGGCAGAGCCAGGCTGCAGCACGGGGCGAGAGTCCTGTCTGACCGCCTAAGTCAGGAAATACACAGAGATGGGCCCAGCACAACGGGACACCTCAGCAAATATTTTCCTTGCCTACTCCCTAACCCTGGGAGCTAGAGAGGCTTGAAGGAAATTACTTATACTGAAATTAAACAGGACACATAAAAGCCAGCCAAGCAAAACAGCagcaggagtggggggtggggtgtcTTGGGAGCTCCACAAAGCCAGACACTCTGAATGGGAAGCCACCAAGGGGCTGAAGGAGTTACCTTTCTCGGCTTGGCTGAATTGGCTCCAGCCGGCTGAAGCTTCTCTAACTTGTTTTCGTTCACCTTAGGTAATTTCTGAGCTGAGTCCAAGTTTTTACTAGTGCTTTTcgagtcattttttttaagtcctttTCCTCCAACAGTTGCAGCAGAGGATTtcacaatctttttctttttcttccggGGCTGGTCATAGCTGAGGTATGACTCAAAAGACATGGTGGGCTGCTCAAATTCATCATCCATATCTGCCTCCTCAACTTTAGGGAGGGAGCCCACTGACTTTCTATCTGAATGAGTTTTCGCTTTCCCTTCCTGAGTCTTTAGGTTGTTAGAAAGCTTCTCTTTTGTCTTGGGCGGCATGTCTCCAGTCCCCTTTCCTGTGTCTAAGCTGTGTAGACTTTGCTTGTTTTTGTCAGATTTGGTTTTCTCTGAGTCTTTATGCTTTTGCTTTTTAAGGTGGTTGTCTGAAGCAGTCTCCAAGGGGGATGGAAACTTCTTGGAGctgccctctcttcccttctctttcttgctACCACTAGAGGGCAGCTTTTCCTTTGTGCCATCCCCTGACAGGGGCCTCCGggtttcctctttggagaaggccTTGTGGGATCTCTCTCTGCTCAAGGATGACTTTTCGTCTCCCCTGGCATCCACTGGACGTTTTTCTTTATGGGAAGATTTGTGCTCTTTGTTCTGACTCACAGTCCCTTTCCCCTGGGGTTCACCAAGGTGTCTTTCCTGACTGACCCCCAGTCTGTCCTGAAAGGCATTACTGTGGCCCTTCCCAGGCTTCTGGTGTAGCACGAAGGGCTCGTGGTCCTCATCTGGGGATCTGTAAGGGTCCATGGACAGCCGGTGAGGACTGCTAGACGACGGAGGGGACTGAACATGGCCGTAATCAGAAGATTCGTGGTCTGAAGAGTAAACTGGTGAAACCCGGTGGCCTCTCTTTTGCTCGTCTCTCCTCTCATGACTATGAGACACTTTGTGAGGTCTTTCGAGCTCTGataattttctgtgttttttctgtCTGTGGTCAGGACTATACGGTTGGCTACCAGACGCTTTCCAGTTTTCTTGGTAGTGcacctccatctcctccttctgAAAAGCATCCCTGGGGCGCTTTCGGGAATTGTTCTTGTCAACGTCCTGCTCATCGGGGTCAgtgtttctaaataaaagaaaacgcAGATAAAGCAGTTATAATCTCAGTGTGATCCTTGTTTAGAGGACAACGTCATGGAACCTGAGATCACAAAAGAGCTGAAGAGAATGCAGTTAGAAACAAGGTCTTGAAAAGAAGGTAAATGTTCTGCTCAAAATAAAgggaattgagcctgaccaggtggtggtgcagtggacagagcattggactgggatgcagaggacccaggttcgagactacgaggtcaccagcttgagcgcaggctcatctggtttgagcaaaagctcagcagcttggacccaaggtcgctggctcaagcaaggggttactcggtctgctgaaggcccgctgtcaaggcacatatgagaaagcaatcaatgaactaaggtgtctcaacgaaaaactgatgatcgatgcttctcatctctcttcgttcctgtctgtctgtccctgtctatccctctctctgaccctctctgtgtctctctctgtgtccctgtaaaaacaaacaaaaaaatagacttcatttaaaaaaataaataataaagggaaATGAGAAATGTGTTCTGCTCAAAGACACACaactaagtttttttgttttgtttttttttgtgagagaataagagagagagaaagcaaggacagacagaaaggaagggagagagatgagaaacatcaactcctagttacagtgccttaattgttcattgattgctttctcatatgtgccttgatgggggcagccgaaccagtgatcccttggttcaagccagcaacctcttgtgcaagccaatgaccatggggtcatgtctatgatcccacgctcaagccagtgaccccggggtTTAAACGTGAGCCCTCAGagtcccaatccgacactctatccactgtgctcctagtcaggctgttttgttttgggttgttttttttttgagaaggatCATGCTGAcaatcccatgctaaagccaggaatctcagggtttcaaacctgggtcttcagtgtcccaggttgatgctctatcctccgTACCCCCAACAGTCAGGCAACATGCAACTAAGTTTTAAAACTGGGAActcaaatattcaataaatggaaaatgatgaGTTTAACTGCAGGATAAGAAGAATATCAAATATCTTGCGGACATGAAAATGCTTAACACTGGGACACAAAAAAAGTTGTTATATATACAGTTCATTTGCAACCACCTAGTAAGCCTTTGAGTAAAAAGTTAGAAAGAAACATACCAAAATGTTAATAATCCTTATTTTTGGATGGTAGGTTATAAGAAATTttgatcatttctctttttttttgacagagagagggatagacagggatggagagatgagaagcatcaatcattagtttttcattgcgcattgcgacaccttagttgttcattgattgctttctagtatgtgccttgaccgtgggccttcagcagacagagtagcaccttgcttgagccagcgactttgggtccaagctggagacctccaggtctggaacctggggcctcggcatcccagtccgatgctctatctactgcgccaccacctgtcaggctgatcatttctatttttaattttttctaataattctgcctgactggtggtggcacaaggAATACATGGATAGACCATtgattgacccagaatgctgaggtgccagatttgaagccccaaggtcactggcttgatcacagGATCAAAGGCTTGAGTGAGGAGTAGCTGACTGGAACACAGGCTCATTcacatgagcccaaggtctctggcttgagcaaggggtcactggctcggcttgggccccatggtcaaggcacatatgagaagcaatcagtgaacaacgcaagtgaagcaactacaagttgatgcttctcatctctctcctctctttctcaaatcaataaaaagttttcttctaatattcTATAATGATCATGCATTAAAAAGGTGGgttttttattgacttgagagagaggaagaaaagagaaacttcaacttattccactttatttatgcattcattggttgattcttgtgtgtgtcctgactggggattgaacctgcaaccttggcacatctgGACAAAGCTCTAACAAACcaagctatatggccagggctgatcattgattacttttatatttgaggttaaaaaaaaatattttaaataaggcaGAAAaggaatgataaaagaaaaacttttctgtCCGTAAACACTCCAAATGCCATATTTAACCATGAAACTGAATAATCCTACAGAGTAATATTCTTACCGTTCCACAGGAACCAACTTCTTCCACTGGGCCACCAGATCCCTGGCAAAGTTTCCGACGTGCTCATGTTTTCGTAAGCTATTTACTGTTTTCCCAACCCCGGTCTCCTATAATTAGACAATGGAATTAATTGTTAGAGGGTTGTAGAAATAGGCTCACCATTTTCAAAGAAATCAGACCTGCTTTTTAACAAGCCAGTAACTTCCTTTCTAAAATACACCTTGCAAGTCTCAGTACAAAATTACTTTGTTTCTATACCCCAAACCTTAATGACACATAGTAGCAAAGCATACCAAATCAGAAGAGgaaatactaaattaaaaaacacttcTACAATAGTAA
The Saccopteryx bilineata isolate mSacBil1 chromosome 3, mSacBil1_pri_phased_curated, whole genome shotgun sequence DNA segment above includes these coding regions:
- the ELOA gene encoding elongin-A isoform X1, yielding MHGGRSCGPRTRREPSSGEEAAPVTAMAAESALQVVEKLQARLAANPDPKKLLKYLKKLSVLPITVDILAETGVGKTVNSLRKHEHVGNFARDLVAQWKKLVPVERNTDPDEQDVDKNNSRKRPRDAFQKEEMEVHYQENWKASGSQPYSPDHRQKKHRKLSELERPHKVSHSHERRDEQKRGHRVSPVYSSDHESSDYGHVQSPPSSSSPHRLSMDPYRSPDEDHEPFVLHQKPGKGHSNAFQDRLGVSQERHLGEPQGKGTVSQNKEHKSSHKEKRPVDARGDEKSSLSRERSHKAFSKEETRRPLSGDGTKEKLPSSGSKKEKGREGSSKKFPSPLETASDNHLKKQKHKDSEKTKSDKNKQSLHSLDTGKGTGDMPPKTKEKLSNNLKTQEGKAKTHSDRKSVGSLPKVEEADMDDEFEQPTMSFESYLSYDQPRKKKKKIVKSSAATVGGKGLKKNDSKSTSKNLDSAQKLPKVNENKLEKLQPAGANSAKPRKVPTDVLPVLPDLPLPVIQANYRPLPSLDLVSSFQPKRKAHASPQEEEEAGFTGRRMNSKMQVYSGSKCAYLPKMMTLHQLCIRVLKNNIDSIFEVGGVPYSVLEPVLERCTPDQLYRIEEYNHVLIEETDQLWKVHCHRDFKEERPEEYESWREMYLRLQDAREQRLQVLTKNIRSAHANKPKGRQAKMAFVNSVVKPPRDVRRRQEKFGTGGAAMHEKIKIKPAPYPTGSSHASSSSGSSNSFNASPEEPAYDGPSTSSAHLVPVVSSAVSYDPRKPTVKKIAPMMAKTIKAFKNRFSRR
- the ELOA gene encoding elongin-A isoform X2, producing MHGGRSCGPRTRREPSSGEEAAPVTAMAAESALQVVEKLQARLAANPDPKKLLKYLKKLSVLPITVDILAETGVGKTVNSLRKHEHVGNFARDLVAQWKKLVPVERNTDPDEQDVDKNNSRKRPRDAFQKEEMEVHYQENWKASGSQPYSPDHRQKKHRKLSELERPHKVSHSHERRDEQKRGHRVSPVYSSDHESSDYGHVQSPPSSSSPHRLSMDPYRSPDEDHEPFVLHQKPGKGHSNAFQDRLGVSQERHLGEPQGKGTVSQNKEHKSSHKEKRPVDARGDEKSSLSRERSHKAFSKEETRRPLSGDGTKEKLPSSGSKKEKGREGSSKKFPSPLETASDNHLKKQKHKDSEKTKSDKNKQSLHSLDTGKGTGDMPPKTKEKLSNNLKTQEGKAKTHSDRKSVGSLPKVEEADMDDEFEQPTMSFESYLSYDQPRKKKKKIVKSSAATVGGKGLKKNDSKSTSKNLDSAQKLPKVNENKLEKLQPAGANSAKPRKVPTDVLPVLPDLPLPVIQANYRPLPSLDLVSSFQPKRKAHASPQEEEEAGFTGRRMNSKMQVYSGSKCAYLPKMMTLHQLCIRVLKNNIDSIFEVGGVPYSVLEPVLERCTPDQLYRIEEYNHVLIEETDQLWKVHCHRDFKEERPEEYESWREMYLRLQDAREQRLQADKQRWPLSTLWSSPLVMFEGGRRSLEQEEQLCMRKSRLSQPRTPQEAAMLPPAVAAAIALMPALRSQPMMARAPAVPTWCLWSAALFPMILGNRL